Proteins from a genomic interval of Anatilimnocola floriformis:
- a CDS encoding efflux RND transporter periplasmic adaptor subunit, with product MTSSLDLRQLAVDRSSSVSSVGARPRNWLTRFALPGGILALFVTVVGWSLQESLLPAKAVTVTPVVLMRADVQQSGTPLFQAAGWIEPRPTATVVSAQVEGIVESLLVIEGQEVKKDEPLGKLVDVDAKLALSEAKAAFRLREAEERLANASLSAARQSLANPVHLQAAVAEAEAAFGKTDTELQSLPSLLKAAQARKQLAQQDLEGKKSVGDAVSGRSIQRAQSEFDTASATVMELTQREKGLQAEAKSWGERVAALRSQLTMKSEENRRVQEAEANCTIAAARMEQAKLVVDSGELRLTRMTIVAPCAGKVLAVHAQPGRRLVGLSPASERDSSAVVSLYDPKMLQVRADVRLEDVPQVLVGQPVQISTAALGAALSGQVIAVNSVADIQKNTLQVKVAIHDPPAVVKPDMLVQVTFLAPDLPKNTLAENDPLRHLIPRELVNGSGDGATVWVADLQTSRAIEKPVHLGKAGTEQLVEVTQGVTATDKLIVSGRDALKNGMRIRVNQK from the coding sequence ATGACTTCTTCATTGGACCTCAGGCAACTCGCCGTCGACCGCTCGTCGTCAGTGAGCTCGGTCGGTGCCAGGCCGCGCAATTGGCTAACTCGTTTTGCGCTGCCGGGCGGCATCCTCGCGCTCTTCGTGACAGTCGTCGGGTGGTCGCTGCAGGAGAGCTTGCTGCCTGCAAAAGCTGTAACAGTCACTCCGGTCGTGCTGATGCGGGCCGATGTCCAACAATCGGGAACGCCCCTGTTTCAAGCCGCCGGCTGGATCGAGCCGCGGCCCACGGCGACAGTTGTCTCCGCGCAAGTGGAAGGGATCGTCGAATCGCTGCTGGTGATTGAAGGGCAGGAAGTGAAGAAAGACGAACCACTCGGCAAACTCGTCGACGTCGATGCGAAGCTCGCGCTATCTGAAGCGAAGGCCGCGTTTCGTTTGCGGGAAGCCGAGGAGAGGTTAGCGAATGCGTCGCTGAGTGCGGCCCGCCAAAGCCTGGCGAACCCCGTTCACCTGCAAGCCGCGGTCGCCGAAGCCGAAGCGGCATTTGGCAAGACCGATACCGAACTGCAGTCGCTTCCTTCGTTGCTCAAGGCCGCTCAAGCCCGGAAGCAATTGGCGCAGCAGGATCTGGAAGGGAAGAAGAGCGTCGGCGATGCCGTTTCCGGCCGATCCATACAACGGGCTCAGAGCGAATTCGATACTGCCTCGGCGACAGTTATGGAACTCACGCAGCGCGAGAAAGGGTTGCAAGCCGAAGCCAAATCGTGGGGCGAACGGGTCGCAGCGCTCCGCTCGCAACTCACCATGAAATCCGAAGAGAATCGTAGGGTGCAAGAAGCGGAAGCTAATTGCACGATCGCGGCTGCGCGCATGGAGCAAGCGAAGCTCGTGGTCGACAGCGGGGAATTGCGGCTGACGCGCATGACCATTGTCGCGCCCTGTGCCGGCAAGGTGTTGGCCGTGCATGCCCAACCAGGACGTCGCCTTGTCGGCTTATCGCCGGCCTCCGAGCGCGATTCCAGCGCAGTTGTCAGTCTTTACGATCCGAAAATGTTGCAGGTCCGTGCCGACGTTCGCCTGGAAGACGTCCCGCAAGTCCTCGTCGGTCAGCCGGTGCAAATTTCGACGGCTGCTCTCGGCGCGGCGCTCAGCGGCCAGGTGATCGCGGTGAATTCAGTTGCCGACATTCAAAAGAACACGCTGCAAGTGAAGGTTGCGATTCATGACCCGCCGGCGGTGGTGAAGCCCGACATGCTCGTGCAGGTGACGTTTCTCGCTCCAGATTTGCCGAAGAATACACTGGCGGAGAACGATCCTTTGCGACATTTGATTCCCCGCGAACTCGTGAACGGCAGCGGCGACGGCGCGACGGTTTGGGTTGCCGATTTGCAAACTTCGCGCGCGATCGAAAAGCCGGTGCATCTCGGCAAGGCAGGCACCGAACAACTGGTGGAAGTGACGCAAGGTGTGACGGCTACCGACAAGCTGATTGTCTCCGGCCGGGACGCGCTGAAGAACGGAATGCGGATTCGCGTGAATCAAAAGTAA
- a CDS encoding DUF1559 family PulG-like putative transporter: MRAAAKKSPSSSVMRIILIVLVVVFLLGVTVSYLWVQPYLKMSKSVDHLKRIILFVHNHEDKYHALPNGYPAGAKHRFSWRVQLLPFMGAQGKSLFDRFHFDEPWDSPHNLKVAKQMPDIYRTPFAPEDSIHTSFVAIADPQGAFPEPETPEHRLSFNSIVDGTGQTVGIVHCEGTGIVWTEPRDINIDEFVQLAKTGRLNPPSKGYAPMVVRVAMMDGSVAPVLRDVSEETLRAICTREGHEARPKDFK; this comes from the coding sequence ATGCGTGCCGCTGCCAAAAAATCGCCCTCAAGCAGTGTGATGCGTATCATCCTGATCGTGCTTGTGGTTGTATTCCTACTGGGTGTAACCGTTAGTTATCTTTGGGTTCAACCCTACCTGAAGATGTCGAAGTCGGTTGATCACCTGAAACGGATCATCCTGTTCGTGCACAATCATGAAGACAAATATCACGCTCTGCCCAACGGCTATCCTGCCGGGGCAAAGCATCGCTTCAGTTGGCGCGTGCAGTTGTTGCCCTTTATGGGAGCCCAGGGAAAGTCACTTTTTGACAGGTTCCATTTTGATGAGCCGTGGGATAGTCCGCACAACCTGAAAGTGGCCAAGCAGATGCCCGACATCTACCGCACCCCCTTCGCGCCGGAGGACTCGATCCATACTTCGTTTGTCGCCATTGCTGATCCCCAGGGCGCATTTCCAGAGCCGGAAACGCCAGAGCACCGGCTAAGCTTCAACAGTATCGTCGACGGGACGGGGCAAACGGTCGGCATCGTGCATTGCGAGGGAACGGGAATTGTGTGGACCGAACCGCGTGACATCAACATCGACGAGTTTGTGCAACTCGCCAAGACAGGCCGCCTCAATCCGCCCTCCAAAGGCTATGCCCCGATGGTTGTCCGAGTCGCCATGATGGATGGCTCTGTAGCGCCGGTATTGCGGGACGTCTCCGAAGAGACGTTGCGGGCGATCTGCACGCGCGAGGGGCACGAAGCGCGCCCGAAAGATTTCAAGTAG
- a CDS encoding ABC transporter ATP-binding protein, whose translation MALVEITKLTKQFRKGDEIITPLNEVTLQVEQGEFVSLMGASGSGKSTLLNAIAGIDRPTSGAIVIKGVDITKLSRSALADWRAENIGYIFQMHNLISVLSAYENVELPLLLLPMNAAERHKRVMIALEAVNLTDRRDHYPRQLSGGQEQRVGIARAIVANPTIIVADEPTGDLDAETTDQILELIRRLNVELGMTLIVVTHDPRVGALAQRQIRLEKGKLIERGQQVSVVGGESFERRA comes from the coding sequence ATGGCACTTGTCGAAATTACGAAGCTGACCAAGCAATTCCGCAAAGGGGATGAGATCATCACTCCGCTCAACGAAGTTACGCTGCAAGTCGAGCAAGGAGAGTTCGTGAGCCTGATGGGAGCGAGCGGCTCCGGCAAATCGACGCTGCTGAATGCCATCGCCGGCATCGACCGCCCGACATCGGGAGCGATCGTGATCAAGGGAGTTGATATCACGAAACTTTCGCGCTCGGCGCTCGCCGATTGGCGAGCCGAGAACATCGGCTACATCTTCCAAATGCACAATCTGATTTCAGTTCTCTCGGCTTACGAAAACGTCGAGTTGCCCTTGCTCTTGTTGCCGATGAATGCAGCCGAGCGGCACAAGCGCGTGATGATTGCTCTTGAAGCAGTGAATCTGACGGATCGTCGCGATCACTACCCGCGACAACTTTCCGGTGGTCAGGAACAGCGCGTGGGCATTGCTCGCGCGATCGTCGCCAATCCCACGATCATCGTCGCCGACGAACCAACCGGTGACCTCGATGCCGAAACAACCGATCAGATTCTCGAGTTGATTCGGCGGCTGAATGTTGAACTCGGCATGACGCTGATTGTGGTGACGCACGATCCGCGCGTCGGTGCACTGGCTCAGCGGCAGATTCGCCTGGAGAAGGGAAAGCTGATCGAGCGCGGCCAGCAGGTGAGCGTGGTTGGCGGCGAATCCTTCGAGCGGAGGGCCTAA
- a CDS encoding VOC family protein — MPTMMFVNLPVRDLQASMRFYEGLGYKHNPQFTDETAACIVISETIYVMLLTHPKFANFTPKAIADTTKVTEVLLCLSCDSREAVDGLVAKALAAGGSKSQDPVDHGFMYQHSFQDPDGHMWELVWMNMPTQ, encoded by the coding sequence ATGCCCACCATGATGTTTGTGAATCTGCCTGTCCGAGACTTGCAGGCTTCGATGCGGTTTTATGAAGGGCTTGGGTACAAGCACAATCCGCAGTTTACGGACGAGACGGCGGCGTGCATTGTGATCAGCGAGACGATTTATGTGATGCTGCTGACGCATCCCAAGTTTGCCAACTTTACGCCGAAGGCGATCGCCGATACGACGAAGGTCACAGAGGTGCTCCTCTGTCTTTCGTGCGACAGCCGCGAAGCCGTCGATGGCTTGGTGGCGAAGGCGCTCGCGGCCGGGGGCTCGAAATCACAAGATCCGGTGGATCACGGCTTCATGTATCAGCACAGCTTTCAAGATCCCGATGGTCACATGTGGGAACTGGTGTGGATGAACATGCCGACGCAGTAG
- a CDS encoding ABC transporter permease, whose translation MFRLRLLPWEYGVRNLLRRPARSALTLGALATVVFLVFVVVAFIRGLESSLAVTGQPNVVLVYSINTAEDIENSAIPGRTAALLSASLAAIEKQHGVARVSPELYVGTRVARSENDPPLFGIVRGVSPSAPLVRRQVQLTEGHWPGAGEVIVGKLVAAKLGCNDADLQIGKSIRFDGHDWKIAGRFAAGGAAFESEIWVPLADFQAALKRQDLSLVAIALNDSAAPGDVELFCKERYDLELQAVGEMKYYAALQKHYQPVRMLGWLVVLLVAGAGVFAGLNTMYGSVMGRVRELATLQAVGYRRRAIVISLMQEAVLLSTTASLLAAVVAIFVVNGTAVRFTMGAFALRVDSVAMLVGCGVGLLLGVFGAIPPAWKAMQHSVVDGLKAV comes from the coding sequence ATGTTTCGGCTTCGCTTACTTCCCTGGGAATACGGGGTGCGCAATCTTTTGCGTCGCCCGGCACGCAGCGCGCTCACGCTCGGCGCGCTCGCGACCGTCGTATTCTTGGTGTTTGTCGTCGTCGCCTTCATTCGCGGCTTAGAGAGTTCGCTCGCCGTCACCGGGCAACCGAACGTTGTGCTTGTCTATTCAATCAACACGGCCGAAGACATTGAAAATAGTGCCATTCCGGGCCGTACTGCAGCGCTGCTCTCCGCCAGTTTGGCTGCAATCGAGAAGCAGCACGGCGTAGCGCGGGTTTCACCGGAGTTGTACGTCGGCACTCGGGTCGCGCGCAGCGAAAATGACCCGCCGCTGTTCGGCATTGTTCGTGGCGTTTCGCCCTCCGCGCCGCTTGTTCGTCGCCAGGTGCAATTGACTGAGGGACATTGGCCGGGCGCGGGCGAAGTGATTGTCGGCAAACTCGTCGCCGCCAAGTTGGGCTGCAACGATGCGGATTTGCAGATCGGGAAATCAATTCGCTTCGACGGCCATGATTGGAAAATTGCGGGCCGGTTCGCAGCTGGTGGGGCAGCATTTGAATCGGAAATTTGGGTGCCCCTAGCGGATTTTCAAGCGGCGCTCAAAAGACAAGATCTCAGCCTGGTTGCCATCGCCTTAAACGATTCTGCCGCGCCCGGTGACGTTGAACTCTTTTGCAAGGAGCGCTACGACCTCGAACTGCAGGCCGTTGGCGAAATGAAGTACTACGCGGCACTGCAAAAACACTATCAACCCGTTCGCATGCTCGGCTGGTTGGTGGTGCTGCTCGTGGCCGGTGCGGGTGTGTTTGCCGGGCTCAACACGATGTATGGCTCGGTGATGGGCCGTGTGCGCGAGTTGGCCACGCTGCAGGCCGTTGGTTATCGGCGGCGGGCGATTGTGATCAGCCTCATGCAAGAAGCGGTTCTGTTGTCGACGACGGCTTCGCTGCTGGCAGCTGTGGTCGCCATTTTTGTCGTCAACGGTACGGCGGTGCGATTCACGATGGGAGCTTTTGCGCTGCGCGTCGATAGCGTCGCAATGTTGGTTGGATGCGGCGTGGGATTGTTGCTCGGAGTGTTCGGCGCGATCCCGCCGGCTTGGAAAGCCATGCAGCATTCGGTGGTGGATGGATTGAAAGCGGTTTAA
- a CDS encoding DoxX family protein, protein MSTKAQHITGWVLTVLVGLFLIGASGVPKFLDFPGKAEMMEHLRIPLKLLPALGVLEIAVTVLYLIPRTSFLGAILVSGYLGGAICTHLLVGDPWWFPVMIGVLMWLGLALRQPMIFSLLMNGATGPRREM, encoded by the coding sequence ATGTCCACGAAAGCGCAACACATCACCGGCTGGGTTCTGACGGTGCTTGTCGGTTTGTTTCTGATCGGAGCCAGCGGGGTTCCGAAGTTCCTCGATTTCCCCGGCAAGGCCGAAATGATGGAGCACCTGCGCATCCCCCTGAAGCTGCTACCAGCGCTGGGTGTGCTCGAGATCGCCGTCACGGTGCTCTACCTCATTCCGCGCACGTCGTTCCTGGGTGCGATTTTGGTCAGCGGTTACTTGGGCGGCGCCATCTGCACGCATCTGCTAGTCGGCGACCCGTGGTGGTTTCCGGTCATGATTGGTGTGCTGATGTGGCTGGGTTTGGCGCTACGGCAGCCGATGATCTTTTCGTTGCTGATGAATGGCGCGACAGGACCGCGGCGGGAGATGTAG
- the ilvB gene encoding biosynthetic-type acetolactate synthase large subunit, with protein MATATTPATATETQVMNGAHILVKSLVDHGVDVVFAYPGGASMPMHQALTKYADKIRTILPRHEQGGAFAAQGYARSTGKPGVVFATSGPGATNLVTAIADAKLDSIPLIAITGQVPTPMIGTDGFQETPIVEVCRPITKHHFLVTNVNDLARVMKEAFHIATTGRPGPVLIDMPKDVQNRDCVPDWDVKMNLPGYSGAAPKAKPEQIKQIVAAIKLAKRPVIYAGGGVISSEASEDLRTFIKKTGIPVAMTVMGLGAYPNEGPLSLDMLGMHGSVYSNWAVRDCDLLLAFGVRFDDRVTGKLEAFAKHAKIIHIDIDPSELNKNKPAHIPVCSDVGYALREINKTVEAPAEIGSWVKLCQDWKKEQPFKFDQNSKGILQQHAIAELSRLTQDKKTYISVGVGQHQMWAAQFYKFKHPRTWLSSSGLGTMGFGLPAAMGVQAAHPDALVVDIDGDGSYQMNIQEMATCYCENLPVKVLLLDNQHLGMVVQWEDRFYSSNRAHTYMGPIEHEHASGERKWDGNAYMAEQHRYPDFVGIAKGYGWGAANVSKKEDLTAALQEMINYKGPYVLNVQVPYQEHVLPMIPAGKTVDDIITE; from the coding sequence ATGGCTACTGCCACCACCCCCGCCACTGCCACCGAAACCCAAGTGATGAACGGGGCCCACATCCTCGTCAAGTCGTTGGTCGATCACGGCGTGGATGTCGTCTTTGCCTATCCGGGCGGCGCTTCGATGCCGATGCACCAGGCCCTCACCAAGTACGCCGACAAGATCCGCACCATCCTGCCGCGTCACGAACAAGGGGGCGCTTTCGCTGCTCAAGGTTACGCCCGCTCCACCGGCAAGCCGGGCGTGGTGTTTGCCACCAGCGGTCCGGGCGCGACGAACCTCGTCACCGCCATTGCCGATGCCAAGCTCGACAGCATTCCGCTGATCGCCATCACCGGCCAAGTGCCGACGCCGATGATCGGCACTGATGGTTTTCAAGAAACGCCGATCGTCGAAGTTTGCCGCCCGATCACCAAGCATCACTTCCTCGTGACGAACGTGAACGACCTTGCTCGCGTGATGAAGGAAGCCTTTCACATTGCCACGACTGGTCGCCCTGGTCCGGTGCTCATCGACATGCCAAAGGACGTGCAGAACCGCGACTGCGTGCCGGACTGGGATGTGAAGATGAACCTGCCGGGCTACAGCGGTGCCGCGCCGAAAGCCAAGCCCGAACAGATCAAGCAAATCGTCGCTGCCATCAAGCTGGCCAAGCGGCCTGTGATTTACGCGGGCGGCGGCGTGATCTCGTCGGAAGCGTCGGAAGATCTCCGCACGTTCATCAAGAAGACCGGCATTCCGGTCGCCATGACCGTGATGGGCCTCGGCGCTTATCCGAACGAAGGCCCGCTCTCGCTCGACATGCTCGGCATGCACGGCAGCGTTTATTCGAACTGGGCCGTCCGCGATTGCGACCTGCTCCTCGCCTTCGGCGTGCGGTTTGACGATCGCGTGACCGGCAAGCTCGAAGCCTTTGCCAAACACGCCAAGATCATCCACATCGACATCGATCCTTCGGAGCTCAACAAGAACAAGCCAGCCCACATTCCGGTTTGCAGCGATGTCGGTTACGCCCTGCGTGAGATCAACAAGACCGTCGAAGCTCCCGCCGAGATTGGCTCGTGGGTCAAGCTCTGCCAGGATTGGAAAAAGGAACAGCCCTTCAAGTTCGATCAGAACAGCAAGGGCATTCTGCAACAGCACGCCATCGCCGAGCTCAGCCGCTTGACGCAAGACAAGAAGACCTACATCAGCGTGGGCGTCGGTCAGCATCAGATGTGGGCTGCTCAGTTTTACAAGTTCAAGCACCCGCGCACCTGGCTGTCGAGCAGCGGTCTCGGCACGATGGGCTTCGGCCTGCCCGCCGCCATGGGTGTGCAAGCCGCTCATCCCGATGCCCTGGTCGTCGACATCGACGGCGACGGCAGCTACCAGATGAACATTCAAGAAATGGCCACCTGCTACTGCGAAAACCTGCCGGTGAAAGTGCTGCTGCTCGACAACCAGCACTTGGGCATGGTGGTGCAATGGGAAGACCGCTTCTACTCGAGCAACCGCGCCCACACCTACATGGGCCCGATCGAGCACGAACACGCCAGCGGCGAACGCAAATGGGACGGCAACGCCTACATGGCCGAGCAACACCGCTACCCGGACTTCGTCGGCATCGCCAAGGGCTACGGCTGGGGCGCGGCCAACGTCAGCAAGAAGGAAGACCTGACGGCTGCCCTGCAAGAAATGATCAACTACAAGGGCCCGTACGTCCTCAACGTCCAAGTGCCCTACCAAGAACACGTGCTCCCAATGATCCCGGCCGGTAAGACGGTCGACGATATCATCACTGAGTAA
- a CDS encoding DUF6528 family protein, with amino-acid sequence MNVLILLALLSITADERLIVCGGDEVFVIPADKVVLPAERIWRWRAADSTEIPAEMQRQFRTTDECKPVGESILITSSGGGVALIRRADKKCLFHASARNAHSACLLPDRRIAVGSSYGGDELLIFDQDKPGATAEPIARIPLNGAHGAIWDEKRERLWAIGGKELLLVEIAARDKSSAITIDKRFELPTPGGHDLSPCQDPRFLFVTTDTNVYRFDTQETKFSPQQELADKVHVKSVAQSAVTGRIVYHQGTEKTWWSDTIRFLNPSAELHVPDERLYKIRWDAGK; translated from the coding sequence ATGAATGTTTTGATTTTGCTCGCTCTGCTAAGTATCACGGCCGATGAGCGGTTGATTGTGTGTGGCGGCGACGAGGTGTTTGTCATTCCCGCCGATAAAGTGGTGCTGCCGGCCGAACGGATTTGGCGATGGCGGGCGGCTGACTCGACTGAGATTCCTGCCGAGATGCAGCGGCAATTTCGGACCACCGACGAATGCAAGCCGGTCGGCGAATCGATCTTGATCACGTCGTCGGGTGGCGGCGTGGCGCTGATTCGTCGCGCTGATAAGAAGTGCCTCTTTCACGCCTCGGCGCGGAATGCTCATAGCGCCTGTTTGCTGCCCGATCGGCGCATCGCGGTGGGATCGAGTTACGGCGGCGATGAGTTGCTGATCTTTGACCAGGACAAACCAGGCGCAACGGCAGAACCAATCGCGCGTATTCCGCTCAATGGAGCACATGGCGCCATCTGGGATGAAAAACGCGAGCGACTTTGGGCCATCGGCGGCAAGGAGTTGCTGCTGGTCGAGATTGCCGCGCGCGACAAATCATCGGCGATTACGATCGACAAACGTTTCGAACTTCCCACGCCGGGCGGGCACGATCTTTCGCCCTGCCAGGATCCGCGCTTTCTCTTTGTCACAACCGACACGAACGTCTATCGCTTCGATACGCAGGAAACAAAGTTCTCGCCGCAGCAAGAACTCGCCGACAAGGTGCACGTGAAGTCGGTCGCTCAATCGGCCGTCACCGGCCGGATTGTTTACCACCAGGGGACCGAGAAAACCTGGTGGAGCGATACGATTCGCTTTTTGAATCCGTCCGCCGAACTGCATGTGCCGGACGAACGGCTGTATAAAATTCGGTGGGATGCGGGGAAATAA
- a CDS encoding ABC transporter permease, with protein sequence MFKFAPYVFKNLWRHRGRTMLTVSGSAVALFVFCFVGAVQQGLERLTSSQEAERTLIVFQENRFCPSSSKLPEDYARTVQKMPGVKDVVPIKVFTNNCRASLDVVVFNGLPPEKLRTARKLELLTGNWGDFDGRTDGAVIGQAIAARRNLKTGQKFTIGDVTVSIVGIFRSTVAAEDNFIYTHLDFLQRARGKTSVGTVTQLEVQLAEGAKPDELCRAIDAGFRSGPVATTTRSKGVFQRDTLSDLAELIGFAHYLGYACVGLVLALVATTTVMAVQDRIKEHAVLQTLGLRPARIFRLVLAESVLQSFAGGLLGIGFGTFLLFFGGFAIGAEGVTIAFQPSLQIAMVGVAVSLVVGLFAGIIPGWQAAGTEIVKALRQV encoded by the coding sequence ATGTTTAAGTTTGCTCCCTACGTTTTCAAGAATCTGTGGCGACATCGTGGCCGCACGATGCTCACCGTCAGCGGCTCGGCCGTCGCGCTGTTCGTCTTCTGCTTTGTCGGCGCGGTGCAGCAAGGTTTGGAACGACTCACGAGCAGCCAGGAAGCCGAGCGGACGCTAATAGTCTTTCAAGAGAACCGTTTCTGCCCTTCCAGCAGCAAACTGCCCGAAGACTACGCCCGCACGGTCCAAAAAATGCCCGGCGTGAAGGATGTCGTTCCAATCAAGGTCTTCACCAACAACTGCCGCGCGAGCCTCGACGTCGTCGTGTTCAACGGCTTGCCGCCGGAGAAACTGCGGACCGCCCGCAAGTTGGAATTGCTCACCGGCAACTGGGGCGATTTCGACGGCCGCACCGATGGCGCGGTGATCGGCCAGGCCATCGCCGCGCGACGCAATCTGAAGACCGGACAAAAATTCACGATCGGCGACGTGACGGTCTCGATTGTCGGCATCTTCCGCTCGACCGTTGCTGCCGAGGACAACTTCATTTACACGCATCTCGACTTCTTGCAGCGAGCCCGCGGCAAAACATCGGTCGGAACCGTCACACAACTCGAAGTGCAACTCGCCGAAGGAGCGAAGCCGGACGAACTCTGCCGCGCGATCGACGCCGGCTTTCGCAGCGGACCAGTGGCAACGACGACGCGCTCGAAAGGGGTGTTTCAGCGCGATACTCTTTCCGATCTGGCGGAACTGATCGGCTTTGCGCATTACCTGGGCTATGCCTGCGTTGGCCTGGTGCTCGCGCTCGTGGCCACCACTACCGTGATGGCCGTGCAGGATCGCATCAAGGAACACGCCGTGCTGCAAACGCTCGGCCTCCGCCCCGCACGCATCTTCCGCCTCGTCCTCGCCGAAAGCGTGCTACAAAGCTTCGCCGGCGGCCTATTGGGCATCGGCTTCGGCACCTTCCTCTTATTCTTCGGCGGATTCGCGATTGGCGCAGAAGGAGTCACGATCGCCTTTCAGCCATCCCTGCAGATCGCCATGGTTGGCGTTGCGGTGTCGCTCGTCGTCGGCCTCTTCGCCGGCATCATTCCCGGCTGGCAGGCCGCTGGCACCGAAATCGTAAAAGCGCTCCGTCAGGTCTAG
- a CDS encoding DUF6924 domain-containing protein — MSNEHDPWVIRTDFLDDAAWEEVCALIAAPQTEDRFLAYVRYVSDKRWQDALPEKIFAALAADEIPSGFCFVIDRRCLTDPEHPVLVLGEVTDWDNWDEAVDEDPPKVNLAFRALPRKIQAIQNNVSIGNMDLEEFAQCADADGVFRDFPRS; from the coding sequence ATGAGTAATGAGCACGATCCGTGGGTGATTCGCACCGACTTCTTGGATGACGCGGCGTGGGAGGAAGTGTGCGCGCTAATTGCCGCGCCGCAAACAGAGGATCGGTTCCTGGCGTACGTTCGCTACGTGAGCGACAAACGCTGGCAAGACGCGCTGCCGGAGAAGATTTTTGCAGCGCTTGCCGCCGATGAGATCCCCTCTGGCTTTTGTTTTGTCATCGATCGCCGTTGTCTCACCGATCCGGAACATCCAGTGCTGGTGCTGGGTGAAGTCACCGATTGGGACAACTGGGATGAGGCCGTCGATGAAGATCCACCGAAAGTGAATCTCGCGTTTCGGGCGCTGCCCAGAAAGATTCAAGCGATTCAGAACAACGTCTCGATCGGCAATATGGATCTGGAAGAGTTTGCCCAGTGCGCGGATGCGGATGGCGTGTTTCGAGATTTTCCGCGCAGCTAG